From one Rosa rugosa chromosome 4, drRosRugo1.1, whole genome shotgun sequence genomic stretch:
- the LOC133706773 gene encoding rho GTPase-activating protein REN1: MTNIIPEAPQGDGHASPPQPPPGGPGGDPNHHAESHGSRGGNTVFKSGPLFISSKGIGWTSWKKRWFILTRTSLVFFRSDPSAVQKGSEVNLTLGGIDLNNSGSVVVKEDKKLLTVLFPDGRDGRAFTLKAETSKDLHEWKEALDNALAQAPSGAHGVGQNGILGNDQTDSKKGSLDQPKEKPPVKSTIIGVPILLALEDVDGAPCFLEKALRFLEEHGVKVEGILRQAADVDDVESRIREYEKGKVDFSPEEDPHVIADCVKYVLRELPSSPVPASCCNALLDSFRKSGNDRGGRINAMRTTICDTFPEPNRRLLQRILLMMQTIASHKAVNRMSCSAVAACMAPLLLRPLLAGDCEIDNDFSVGGDNSVQLLQAAAAANHAQAIVITLLEEYDNIFGEGSISGELYSDTDDDETETEGETEDDEYYEDDETESGEYDDDDDVEIVSGSCSESDEDDEQFDNKAGSKVPDGGNDSKSPKKLSSSSLKHVKHQYSVKSNDNESTGVAGVSRETSSVHQSTGHGLPCMQKSSTISNGPDYGATHRPNWGRTGARKNLSMESIDFGVEEEDEEIQRLEITKAELENKIVEEVQGNVTLQANLEKQKKALLERRRALKQDVARLQEQLQKERDLGAALEAGLKISEGHVPNLADVDEKTRAELEEMVQAEADCTNLKKKVDDLGVQLNQQRERNYGSSSASDASNLSRHSHNTKQQTKDKQKDSEAVVPSHVEPSRSKDGHQDGTENANERKVDGLHKLSRLVGGISDSSAVEPVVAKHGKKGGEGGSTSSAITKLTSRLNFLKERRSQIANEIQSRDKVQSSQNLEKCQSLPDNPEKVRGLEGAVSSQKSEKLRKAESHSESRGKKSEAQQQHILDRGKSESHLSVDVDKGRVIDSSRSSSSSSSKPFPSPRKDNR, translated from the exons ATGACTAACATAATCCCGGAAGCGCCTCAG gGGGATGGTCATGCTTCTCCTCCCCAACCCCCGCCTGGCGGCCCTGGTGGCGACCCCAATCATCATGCTGAATCTCATGGTTCTCGTGGTGGCAATACG GTTTTCAAGAGTGGGCCACTCTTTATATCTTCCAAAGGAATTGGATGGACATCCTGGAAAAAGAGATGGTTTATTTTAACTCGTACTTCGCTGGTTTTCTTCAGAAGTGATCCT AGTGCTGTTCAGAAGGGGAGTGAAGTGAATTTGACCCTTGGTGGTATTGACCTCAACAATTCAGGCAG TGTGGTTGTCAAAGAAGACAAAAAACTCTTGACTGTACTCTTTCCAGATGGTCGTGATGGGCGAGCCTTCACACTTAAG GCTGAAACTTCGAAAGATCTACATGAATGGAAGGAAGCACTGGATAACGCTTTGGCACAAGCTCCAAGTGGCGCTCATGGTGTGGGGCAAAATGGTATCTTGGGGAATGATCAGACAGACTCCAAAAAAGGTTCTTTGGACCAGC CAAAGGAGAAACCACCTGTGAAATCTACAATTATTGGGGTGCCTATTTTGCTGGCCTTGGAAGACGTTGATGGAGCTCCATGTTTCTTGGAAAAAGCCCTTAGGTTCCTAGAAGAACATG GAGTCAAGGTAGAAGGAATCTTACGACAAGCTGCAGATGTTGATGACGTTGAATCTCGAATACGGGAATATGAGAAGG GGAAAGTTGATTTTTCTCCCGAGGAGGATCCACATGTCATTGCTGATTGTGTCAAG TATGTCCTCCGAGAGTTGCCATCTTCTCCAGTCCCTGCATCTTGCTGTAACGCACTGCTAGATTCCTTTCGCAAGTCTG GTAATGATCGGGGTGGTAGAATCAATGCCATGCGTACGACAATATGTGATACATTCCCGGAGCCAAACCGTCGTTTATTGCAAAg AATTCTATTGATGATGCAAACTATTGCTTCTCACAAAGCCGTGAATCGAATGAGCTGCTCAGCAGTGGCAGCTTGCATGGCTCCCTTACTTCTTCGTCCACTCCTAGCTGGGGATTGTGAAATAGACAATGATTTTAGTGTGGGTGGCGACAATTCGGTTCAGCTTTTGCAAGCAGCTGCTGCAGCTAATCATGCTCAAGCAATTGTTATAACTTTGCTGGAGGAGTATGATAACATATTTGGG GAAGGTTCCATATCCGGTGAACTATACAGTGACACAGATGATGATGAAACTGAAACCGAGGGGGAAACTGAAGATGATGAGTACTATGAAGATGATGAAACTGAGTCTGGAGAATACGATGACGATGATGATGTTGAAATTGTCAGTGGGTCATGCAGTGAgagtgatgaagatgatgaacagtTTGACAATAAG GCTGGTTCCAAGGTTCCTGATGGAGGCAATGATAGCAAATCTCCAAAGAAGTTGTCATCAAGCTCACTTAAACATGTGAAGCATCAATATAGTGTAAAAAGCAATGATAATGAGTCTACTGGAGTAGCAGGTGTTTCTAGAGAAACAAGCTCTGTGCATCAGTCAACTGGCCATGGCCTTCCATGCATGCAAAAATCTTCAACTATATCCAATGGACCTGATTATGGTGCAACGCATCGTCCTAACTGGGGACGTACCGGT GCAAGGAAGAACCTTTCCATGGAATCCATTGACTTCGGTGTTGAGGAGGA GGATGAAGAAATCCAGAGGCTAGAGATTACAAAAGCTGAgttagaaaataaaattgtagAAGAG GTTCAAGGGAATGTAACTCTGCAAGCAAATCTAGAAAAGCAGAAGAAGGCCTTGCTTGAACGTCGTCGAGCTCTCAAACAAGAT GTGGCAAGACTACAGGAACAGTTACAGAAGGAGAGAGATTTGGGAGCAGCCCTTGAAGCAGGGCTAAAAATCTCCGAGGGCCATGTACCTAATTTAGCCGATGTTGATGAAAAA ACAAGGGCAGAGCTTGAGGAAATGGTTCAGGCAGAGGCGGATTGTACCAACTTGAAAAAGAAGGTTGATGATCTAGGTGTGCAGCTTAATCAACAACGTGAACGAAACTATGGCTCTAGCTCTGCGTCTGATGCATCCAATTTGTCGCGACATAGTCATAATACAAAACA GCAGACGAAGGATAAACAGAAGGATAGTGAAGCAGTAGTCCCTTCACATGTTGAACCGTCAAGAAGTAAG GATGGTCATCAAGATGGCACAGAAAATGCAAATGAGAGGAAGGTGGATGGACTACATAAACTCTCCCGACTTGTTGGTGGTATATCCGATTCTTCTGCAGTGGAACCAGTTGTTGCCAAGCATGGCAAGAAAGGGGGTGAG GGGGGTAGTACATCTTCAGCAATAACAAAGTTGACATCGCGACTAAACTTTTTGAAGGAGCGGCGGAGCCAAATAGCTAATGAAATTCAAAGCAGAGATAAAGTTCAATCTTCCCAAAACTTGGAGAAATGTCAATCGCTCCCAGATAATCCGGAAAAAGTTAGAGGATTGGAAGGGGCGGTATCAAGCCAAAAGTCAGAAAAACTCAGAAAGGCTGAGAGTCACTCTGAGAGTAGAGGGAAAAAGTCAGAAGCCCAACAACAGCATATCCTGGACAGAGGAAAATCAGAAAGCCATCTTTCTGTTGACGTGGACAAAGGTCGAGTCATTGACAGTAGTAGGAGTAGTAGCAGCAGCAGTAGTAAACCTTTCCCTTCTCCAAGGAAAGACAACAGATGA